In Pseudomonas sp. PDM14, a genomic segment contains:
- a CDS encoding methyl-accepting chemotaxis protein encodes MGDALATMVSRIRGAAHNVSSRAQALSGLASGAYEGIEQQSGEIGSMAGAVEEFSATSLNIADNMRNTERLASDNAQQTRIGRTSMDEASRALEQIAGSLNGTADVVNTLGQRSQEIGGIVSVITAIADQTNLLALNAAIEAARAGEQGRGFAVVADEVRNLAARTREATNEISTMIGSIQGETSSAISTMEQGKALMQDGLERNAKVAAALSQIAEQTNAAGEQFAAITTATSEQSSTATLLSSNLQSIALANSEQREVVANLAQTAHELDQLAEELRQEVGRFQ; translated from the coding sequence ATGGGCGATGCCCTGGCGACCATGGTCTCGCGCATCCGCGGCGCCGCGCACAATGTCAGCAGTCGCGCCCAGGCGCTGTCCGGCCTGGCCAGCGGTGCCTATGAAGGCATCGAGCAGCAGTCCGGCGAGATCGGCAGCATGGCCGGCGCCGTGGAAGAGTTCAGCGCCACCTCGCTGAACATCGCCGACAACATGCGCAACACCGAGCGCCTGGCCAGCGACAACGCCCAGCAGACGCGCATCGGCCGCACCTCGATGGACGAAGCCTCGCGCGCTCTGGAGCAGATCGCCGGGTCGCTGAATGGCACCGCCGACGTGGTCAACACCCTCGGCCAGCGCTCCCAGGAAATCGGCGGCATCGTCAGCGTGATCACCGCGATTGCCGACCAGACCAACCTGCTGGCGCTCAACGCGGCCATCGAGGCGGCGCGTGCTGGTGAACAGGGCCGCGGCTTTGCCGTGGTCGCCGACGAGGTGCGCAACCTGGCCGCGCGCACCCGCGAGGCGACCAACGAGATCTCGACCATGATCGGCAGTATCCAGGGCGAAACCAGCAGTGCGATCAGCACCATGGAGCAGGGCAAGGCGCTGATGCAGGACGGCCTGGAGCGCAACGCCAAGGTCGCCGCGGCACTGTCGCAGATCGCCGAGCAGACCAACGCCGCCGGTGAGCAGTTCGCCGCCATCACCACCGCCACCAGCGAGCAGAGCAGCACGGCGACCCTGCTCAGCAGCAACCTGCAGAGCATCGCCCTGGCCAACAGCGAGCAGCGCGAAGTGGTGGCCAACCTGGCGCAGACCGCGCATGAGCTGGACCAGCTGGCCGAGGAATTGCGCCAGGAGGTCGGGCGCTTCCAGTAG